Proteins encoded in a region of the Mucilaginibacter sabulilitoris genome:
- a CDS encoding DUF5004 domain-containing protein — translation MKKIFKQKQRCLLIALIALIWTSCKVDRVLPVNESVKDISGSWKVLKASRNGTDLTPLVDFSQFRVKFDAEGNYTLVNDLPFVVNKNGKFKLDDPNYPFKIVFTATGAQPLTTAFNYPVVGGARQLNLTFSPGCSLNTYVYTLVKE, via the coding sequence ATGAAAAAGATTTTTAAACAAAAACAGCGCTGCCTGCTCATCGCACTAATAGCATTAATATGGACATCCTGTAAGGTTGATAGAGTGTTACCTGTTAACGAATCTGTTAAAGATATATCAGGTAGCTGGAAAGTGCTTAAGGCCAGCCGCAATGGAACCGACCTAACCCCCTTAGTTGATTTTTCCCAGTTCAGGGTAAAGTTTGATGCCGAGGGCAATTATACCTTGGTTAACGACCTGCCATTTGTGGTTAACAAAAACGGGAAATTTAAGCTTGACGACCCTAATTACCCTTTTAAAATAGTTTTTACGGCTACCGGGGCACAACCGTTAACCACTGCTTTTAATTACCCGGTAGTTGGCGGCGCAAGGCAGCTTAACCTCACGTTTAGCCCGGGCTGCAGCCTCAATACCTACGTTTACACATTAGTGAAAGAATAA